The region CCTGATCACTGAAATGTATCTTTGTGGTGCCGATCACCTGATAATCCTCGTGTCCCTTTCCGGCCACCAGCACGGCATCGCCGGGGCGGGCCATTTCCACCGCCGCGGCAAGAGCCTTGCGTCTGTCGGGCTCTTCCACCACATGGTCGCACTGTGCCAGACCGGGTTTGACATCGGCCATGATGGCCACCGGGTCTTCGGTGCGCGGGTTGTCAGAAGTCAGTACCGCCACGTCTGCATGACGGCACACGGCCTGCCCCATAAGCGGACGCTTGGTACGGTCACGGTCGCCGCCGCAGCCGAACACGGCTATGACCCGTGCAAAACCTGCGGCCCGCAGCGCCCTGAGCACATTTTCCAGTGCATCCGGCGTGTGGGCATAATCGACAAAAACATTGAGACCCTTGTCATTTTCTATGCGCTCCATGCGGCCGGGCACACCGGAAAAGCTTGCCAGCCCCTGCATGGCCTCAACGGGCAGCCCCATGGCCAGCCCCGCAGCCTGCACCCCTGCAAGATTGCTTGCGTTGAACGCGCCCACCAGCGGCGAACGCAGCTCCCATGTCTTCCCTTCAAAATCCATGGACAGATGCAGCCCCTCGGGCCCGCTTGAAAGTATGGTGGCCTGCAGCACCTGACAGTCCGGCACAACAGTACCCTGTACCGAATAGCCCACACCGCGGCCCAGTTGCGGCAGCAGCCTGCGCCCGTACGGGTCATCGGCATTCACCGCGCAGACTTTGTCCTCGTCTGGCAGTTCAAGAAACAGTCTGGATTTTGCGCTGAAATAGGCTTCCATATCGTGGTGATAATCCAGATGGTCCTGCGTTAAATTGGTCAGCAGCGCCGCGGCAAAACGAGCGCCGGAAACCCGCTGTTGGTCAAGTGCATGTGATGAAACTTCCATGAAGGCGGCTTCGACGCCCGCATCGCGCATGTCCGACAGCATGGAATGCAGTTCAACGCAGTCGGGGGTGGTCATGGGCGCGGCTTCGTCGTGCCCCGGCCAGCGGAAATTCACGGTGCCCAGCAGACCGGTGACGTGCCCGGCAGTGCGGAAAAGATGGTCCAGCAGATAAGTGCATGTTGTCTTGCCGTTGGTTCCCGTGATGCCCACAAGCGGAAACCCCGTATCGGCAGTATCATAGCGTGCGGCAGCCAGCAGCCCCAGAGCCGTGCGCGGGTCTTCGGCCACGACCACGGCCGCGCCGCCGGTCTGCACCGGCACGCTGCAGGGTCTGCAGACCACATATGACGCTCCGCGCTCAAGCGCATCGGCAATAAACGCCCCGCCGTCCACGGAAGACCCCGGCAGGGCCACAAAGACATCGCCCTGCCGTACTTTCCGTGAATCAATACGGATGTTCAGCAGTCCGGCGCGCACCGCTGCGGCAAGCGCGTCGAATGAGAGTGTGCTTTTCATGGTCAGGACTGCTCCATAACCCACAGTACGTACTGTGATTCTGTTATATTATCCGGCCACGGCGACCCTGCCGCGGGCTGCTGCCGCACAACGGTGCCCCCGTGCCCTTTAATTTCCGGTATAAGACCCTTACGGGCAAAAACTTCCACGGCGCTGCGCAGGCTGCGCCCCACCACATCCGGTACCACGGTCAGATCATCCGCGGCGGCCACAACGGCCGAAGGCCGCCCGAAGGAACCGGCAACAGGCATGACACGTCCGGAAACCTCGGGAGCGTCTGCCGAAGCCAGACCGCCGGCATCCGCCGGAGATTCGGGCAGCAGTCCGAGGTAGGCCCACGTTCTGCTGACAACAGATTTGAAAACCGGTGCCGCCACCACACTGCCGTAGTGGCTCTTGCGCGGGTTATCCACTGTGACCACCACAATGTGGCGGGGATTGAGCGCCGGAACCAGCCCCACGAACGAGGCCACATATTCGTCGCCGTAACCGCTGCCGCTTCTGCTTGCTTTCTGGGCTGTGCCGGTTTTGCCGCCCACGTCCAGACCGGCTATATCGGCATGCCGCCCTGTTCCGTCGCCTTCCACCACCTCGCGCAGCATGGCCAGCACCGCGGCTGACGTCTGCTCCGAAAAAATTCTCTCTCCACGGGGCTGGTTCTGCCCGCCGTCGTCCACCAGCCGCAGCGGTCTGGTTACGCCGCCGTTGGCCAGAGCCAGATACGCTTTGGCCAGCTGAGCTCCTGTGACGGCAAACCCCTGACCGAACGACGCGGCAGCCAGATCTACTTCGCGCCATTCACCCGGCGACCGGATTATACCGCGCCCCTCGCCGGGCAGCGGCACGTCGGGACGCCTGCCGAACCCCAGTCTGTCAAGGTAGTCGTAGTATCTGGCGGCGCCCATCTCCAACCCTATCTTGGCCATGCCGATGTTGCTGGAGTAACGCAGCACTTTATCCACGGTAAGCCACTGATGCCGCTTGGTATCGCGGATGGTCACATCGTGCAGCTTCCAACGGCCGTTTTCGCAGAAGAAAAGACTGTCCGGCTGCACCAGCCCGTCTTCCATGGCCGCGGCAATCAGAAAAGGCTTTACGGTGGAACCGGGTTCCAGCGCATCCATGGCCAGCCGGTTACGCCACATGGAGGGCGCATAGCCTTTGTAGGCGTTGGGGTTGAACGGCGGGTACTCCGCCCAGGCCAGAATGTCGCCCGTGGGCACGTCCACCACTAGACAACCGCCCCAGGCCCCCTCATAACGGCGCACCGCGGCAGCCAGTGCATCTTCTGCAAAAAACTGTATCTGGGCATCCAGCGTCAGCCGCAGGGTTTTGCCTTTCAGCCCTTCGGCAAAGCCCGCACCGTCCATATACAGACGCCGTCCCGCCGCATCACGCTGCACCACCTGTCTGGTGCTCTGACCGGTCAGATACTCGTCAAAAGCCAGTTCCAGGCCTTCCAGCCCCTTGTCATCGGTACCCACAAACCCCAGCAGCCTGCCGGCAAGCTGACGGTAAGGATACAGGCGGCTGTATTCCGTGGTCAGATAAACGCCCGGCACACCGGCACGGCGGATGCGCGCCGCGGCCTTGTCATCCACTTCGCGGGCCACCCACACAAAAGAACTGCGGCGCGAGACCTTGGTCAGCATTTCCGCATAGGTTCTGCCCAGCGCATTAGCCAGCATGCGGGCGGCTTCTCTGCGGTCGGCCACTTCCACGGGGCGTACAAAAACAGATTTGAAATCGGCACTGCGTGCAAGCACAAGTCCGTTTCTGTCCAGAATATCGCCGCGCTGGCCCGTGACCAGTTCTGTGGCATGATGCTGTCTGCTGGCCATAGCCGCCAGCCGGGGACCGTCAATGAGCTGGACATACCATGCGCGGGCCCACAGCCCCGCCCACAGCAGTGCAAAAACCGCCGCAACGGACACAAGCCGTATACCGCTTCTGTCCTTTGGAGGACTGGCGGGTACGGCTTTCGGCTGGCGCTTCAGCTTTTTGTTCGCGGCAGTTCTGCTTTTCAACACCGCCTGTTTCTCCTGCTCATGCTCCGGCTGTGCCTGCGCACCGCCGGTACGGCCTCCCCCCGTTCAGAAAATTTCAGCTCCGTGCGCGGCACCCCTCTCCCCGGATACCTGCCGCCCGCGCTACTCTTCCAGCCTGCGTATCTGGCCCGGTCTTGCGGGCCCCAGCCCCAGACCTTCCGCCAGTTCGCGCAGCCGGTAGGGCGAAAGCAGGTTGTCCCGCTCCGCCTCCAGCTTGGATGCATGACTCTGCTTGCTGTCCAGTTCCACCTGCAGCTTTTTGAGTCCGTAGGCCATGTCCACCCGCTCCACATTCAGCCACACCAGTGTCAACCCCAGCACCAGTCCGCTGATGAGCGAAAGCACCATGCCCAGTATCCAGCTTCCGTATTTCTGCATAACAACGCCTTAAATCCGCTCCGCGGCACGCAGCTTGGCGCTGGAGGCTCTGCTGTTGGCCTGCAGCTCCGCCTGCCCCGCGGTCACCGGTTTGCGGGTCAGCACATTGACCCGCGGCTTTTTGCCGCACACGCACACGGGAATATGCCTGGGGCACAGACAGCCCTTGGCTTCATCTCTGAATGCGTTTTTGACCAGCCGGTCTTCCAGTGAATGAAAGGTGATCACCACAATACGTCCGCCGGGATTCATCCTGTCGACGACGGCGGCAAGAAAGGTCTCCAGTTCCTCCAGCTCTCCGTTCACGGCCATGCGCAGCGCCTGAAACGTGCGCGTTGCCGGATGGTTGCGGGATTTTGCCCGCCATTTTGCCGGATAGGCGCTTTCCACCACCTCGGCCAGACGGGCCGTGGTTTCTATGGGATTGCGGGCACGCGCGTCCACGATGGCCCGGGCTATCCTGCCCGCCATGGGATCTTCGCCGTACGTGCTTATGATTTCCTTAAGACGCTCCACGCTGCCTGTGTTCACCAGCACACCGGCAGACGGTATATCACCGGAAGGGTCCATGCGCATGTCCAGCGGGCCGTCAGCGTAAAAGCTGAATCCGCGGGAAGGAGTGTCTATCTGCATAGAGGAAACACCGATGTCTATCAGCGCCCCGTCCAGCCCGGTCCAGCCAATTTCGTCCATGATGGCGGCAAACTGACTGTAACAGGCATAGCGGGTGGTCACGCGGTCGCCGAAAGGAGCAAGCCTTCCGGATGCGGCGGCAAGCGCCTCGCGGTCACGGTCCAGCCCCAGCAGCCAGGCATCTCCGCCGCAGCGGTTCATTATCGCTTCGCTGTGTCCGCCAAGACCGAGCGTACCGTCCAGATACCGCCCGCCCCTGACCGGCGAAAGATAATGCAGCACCTCGTCCAGCAGCACAGGAACATGAGCTGTGTACTGATGCCGATTGTTGTCATGCCCGTTGTCTGCCGTCACAAGTCGCCTCGCATTGTACTGTTGCCTCAGATGGGAAAATCCACACCGCTTTCCGCCAGTTCGTCCGTCACGTCCCCGAAGTCCTGACCTATCACCGCTTCGAGTTCTTCTTCGCTCCAGATTTCAAACCGGCTGCCCTGCCCCACGATCACCACTTTTTTCGTGATGCCCGCGTATTCCATATGCGCTCTTGAAAGTTTGACCCGGCCTTGTTTGTCCACGCAGAGTTCTTCCACTCCGCCTATGACCAGCCGCCTGAAGTCACGCATTTTGCGCGAAGGATTTTTTATGCGGGCAAAACCCGCCTCAAACTTTTCCCAGTCTTCGGGGGTATAGGCCACAAGGCAGCCGTCAAACGTGGTAAGGGACACCCTGCCTTCGGGGCTAACCGCGAGTAATGCATCGCGAACCTCCGGAGGGAGCATCAGCCGGCCCTTAGGGTCCAGACTGCGATATGAACGTCCCTTGAAACTCATACTGCGTCCTCTACCACGTTTTACCACACTTTACCACCCCATCTATTATATGTTGGCGTGTGTCAATGAGTGCGCGTGATTTTTACAGAAAAGAGAACGGCAGAATGAATCAAGACGCTTGACAAGCGCTGGCAATTGAAAAAGAATCGGCCTTATGAGAACGAAAATAATCGCAACAGTGGGCCCTGCCTCTTCGGGCCGGGAAACCCTCTCACGGCTGATTCAGGCCGGAGTACGCATATTCCGGCTCAATTTTTCACATGGTGACGCCTCGCAGTTTGTTGATTTGATTGCTCTCATGCGACAGCTGGAGGCGGAATACCAGACACCCATAACCCTGCTGCAGGATCTTTCCGGCCCTAAAATCCGTATAGGTGAACTGCCGGACGGCGCCCTGACGCTGGCAAAGGACGACCGTATCCTGCTGGGCATTCCCGGCAAGGCGGCGGCAGACGGATTACCCTTCGTTCCGTTCACGCACAAGACAATTCTTGACGGCATGGAACCGGGCGACAGGGTGGTACTGAGCGACGGCGGACTGCAGTTCCATGTGGAAAGCAAGGTCGGCCCCGATCTGTTCTGTCTGGTGGCAAACAACAGCGGTATCATAACCTCGCGCAAGGGCCTTGCCCTGCCGGGCAAGCCTATCCACCTGGCCGCCCTGACCGAAAAAGACAAAAAAGATCTGCAGGACGGGCTGCGCATGGGCGTGGATGCCGTGGCGCTTTCGTTTGTGCAGACGCCCGAAGATGTGGCCGAAGCCAAGGCACTCATCAAGGCGGCAGGCCGCAACGTGCCTGTAATTGCCAAACTGGAACGGCGCAACGCCGTGGACAGGCTGGAAGAAATTCTGGAAGTGACAGACATTGTCATGGTGGCCCGCGGCGATCTGGGTGTGGAATGCCCCCTGCCCGAGCTGCCCGCCATGCAGAAGCGCATCATCCGCGCCTGCAACCGCAAGGCAAAACCGGTTATCGTTGCCACGCAGATGCTGCTTTCCATGGTCAACAGCCCCAGCCCCACCCGCGCCGAAACCACTGACGTGGCCAACGCGGTGCTGGACGGTGCCGACTGCGTGATGCTGTCGGAAGAAACGGCCATGGGCAACTTCCCTGTGGAGACGGTTCAGTTCATGCGGCAGATAGTCCGCGCGGCCGAAGAGCTGCATCTGGAGCAGTCTTCTGTGCTGCCCCCGCTTGATGAGCAGAAGACACCTGATTTTCTGGCCTATTCCGCATGTCTGCTGGCCGACAAGACCTGCGCGGGTGCCATAGTGGCACACAGCATGTCCGGCAGCGCGGCACGGGTGCTATCCGCCCGCAGACCCCGTCAGACCATCCATGCGCTTACTCCCGATGACGAAGCGCTGCGCTTCCTCAACTTTTCATGGGGCGTATGGCCCCACAAGGTTGATGAAACACTGCCGGGTCATCTTGAGCGTGCCGAACTCTTTGTGGACAACGCGCCGCAGTTTGAAGACGGGGCCGAAGTAGTGATAACAGCAGGACAGCCCAAGCCCGGTGAAAAACCCCGCGGCACCAACCTGGTAAAAATATACAGAAAATAGAACATGAGCGCGGTAAAATCGACCATACCTGACAATATTTCGGAAGAATATTATCAGATCAGTATCGAGATTCTGAACAGCTTCCCGAAGTACAGGCCGCCGCTCGACCTGTTCCGCTTCCGAGAAGACATCGCACAGCTCCAGCCGCTCTTCCGCAAGGGAGAGCGGCTTTCCAACGAGAATATAGAACAGCTGCGCGAACTGTGCATCGGCGGCGATGTCTTTGTGGCGCGGTCAGACAGGGCCATCTACTCCAAGCACATCATCAAGCAGCTTGATCTGGTACTGGTGGATGACAACCTGAAACCAGCAGAAGTGGCCGAAATCTGCATAATGGCACTGGGCCAGCGGCTGAGCGATTTTCTGGAGCAGCCGGTTAAACCGGTCTTTGATCTCTTTTACCGCGATGTCATGGTATTTACGGAATACATATGGCAGGACAGACACCGCCTGCGGTCTTTCATGCGCCGCGTCAGCCGCACCCACACGCTGGTCAGCCACTCGCTGAACACGCTTTTTGTAGGGCTGTGGCTGCTGCTCGAAACTGACGCCACCCTCAAGCGCCGTCTGCTGGACAGGGCCGCGCTGGCGCTGCTGCTGCACGATCTCGGTATGGCAAAGGTGCCGGCGTTCATCCTTTCCAAAACCACTCCTCTCAAGCTGGAAGAACGCGACAAAATAACGCCGCACCCGCTTATCGGCGCAAAGATAATGCATAAGCTGGGTCTGGCCTTTGACGAAATGCGGCAGGCGCAGATGGAACACCACGAACGGCTGGACGGTTCGGGCTATCCGCAAAAGCTCGGAGCCGACCGCGTCAGCCGCATGGGCCGCATTGCCGCCGTGGCTGATTCCTTTTCCGCCATGATCTGTCAGCGCCCTTACGCCAAAGCCATGGATCCCATGACCGCGGCCGCGCATCTGGCCAAAGACAGACAGAAATACGACCCCAAATACACTGCCAAACTGCAGACCGCCGTGGCCCAGAACCTTTTTGAGCCTCCCGCGCAAACCAGTCCCCCCGCAGCCTGACAGACAAGCGCCGTCCGCGGCGCTTGTTTTTTTACTGCCCGCGTAAAGGGTACGCCCCAAAACACACCCGCCGGTACCGCCGGACCGGAACCGGCACCCGCAGCAAACCGGCTGCCCCAAACAGACTGCCCCAGACAGGCTGCGGCCTCCGGCACCAACGCCCCGCTACAATCCCAGCACACGGTACAGGGCAGTCATATCCATGCTGCTCCTGACCACGGCCGCCAGTCTGTCCAGCGCGCCGTCAATGCTGTATGGGGCCACCACCCGTCCCACCGGTTCCAGTCCGGCGCGGCGGCGCAGCGCATCCAGAAACGCGCGGCGGAAATCGTCTTCGTCAAAAATACCATGCAGGTAGGTTCCCCAAACCGCACCGTCAGTGTCGCCCAGTCCCAGCGGAGCACCGCTGTCATCGCGCAGCACTGTCCGCACAGGCCCGTTTGCGGTGGTGCTTCCGTGATGAATCTCGTACCCGCTCACACGGCATCCCGTATCGCAGTGAAGCCCCGCAGTGCGGGCCAGCGTTTTATGCCGGCCCATCACGGTTTCCACAGGCAGCAGCCCCAGTCCTTCGCGGCTGCGGGCGCCGGACTCCACACCGTGCGGGTCGGTTACTGATGTTCCCAGCATCTGAAAGCCCCCGCAGATGCCTACCACGGGACATCCTGCCCCGGCGAGAGCACGGATACGGGCCCCCATGCCGCTATTTTCCAGCGCTGCCAGATCGGCCAGCGTGTTCTTACTGCCGGGAACAATAAGCAGATGCGGCATTCCGCAGGCGTCCAGCGCCTCCGCAGTACCTGCCACCCGCAAGCGCACGTCGGGTTCCGCGCGCAAAGCGTCCACATCGGTAAAGTTGGAGATGTGCGGCAGGTCGACAAGTACCGCTTCCAGCATTCCGTGCGGCCAAACACTTTCCGGCATGCCGCCACAGGAACCGCGCAGAGCCTCTTTGAAGGAAACGGAATCCTCTTCGGGCAGTCCCAGACCGGAAACATACGGCACCACACCGTAAAACGGGCAGCCGGTGCGTTCCGTCACATATGTCAGAGCGGATTCGAGCAGCGAGGCGTCACCGCGGAACATGTTCAGCACAAAACCGGCCACAAGATCGCGTTCCCAAGGGTCCAGCAGTTCCCATGTGCCCACCAGCGCGGCAAAGACTCCGCCGCGGTCGATGTCACCGGCAATCAGCACCCGGGCCTGTGCATGGCGTGCCATGGCCATGTTCACTATGTCGTGCTGCTTCAGGTTGATTTCGGCGGGGCTGCCGGCCCCTTCCAGCACCATCACGTCATGTTCGTCCGCCAGCGAATCATATGCAGCGCAGGCCCGGGCAAAAGCCTGCGGTTTATAGGCCATATATTCGCGCACCCGCATGTTGCCCACCGGCCTGCCCATGACAATGACCTGAGACCCCGTATCGGAACTGGGTTTGAGCAGCACCGGATTCATGCGCACGTCAGGTTCCAGCCGGCACGCCGCCGCCTGAACGGCCTGAGCGCGCCCGATCTCAAAACCGTCGGGGGTCACAAATGAATTGAGTGCCATGTTCTGCGACTTGAAAGGCGCCACAGACAGACCGTCCTGCAGCAGAATACGGCACAGGGCCGCAGTAAGGATACTTTTACCTGCATTGGAGCAGGTGCCCTGAATCATCAGCGCCGGAGTGCGGCTGCGTGAGACAGAAACGGAAAACGTTTTTTGCGCCAAGGTGCTCATCCGAAGGCAGATACAGCATTTCCACGAGGCTTGCCAGCGTTTCCGGCTGCCGGTGCATGCGGCGGCTGCAGCTTATTATTGACAATGGCGCATTTCCGTGCAGCATAAAAGATAACAGGATACTACCATGCGCATTCTTATTCTGGCCAAAGATACCGAGGAAGCAGCCCCCTACAGGGCCGTACTGCAAACGCTCCGCGTGGAAGCGCACGAGGTGCACGATTCGCAGGCGGCGCTGGAAGCGCTGCGTGAAAAACCGTTCAACGGCGTACTGATCGACATGCCCACACTGCTGCGCATGGCGGGCAAAGGCCGCAACGAACTGCAGAATATTCTGAGCCTGTACCCCTGTCTGCACGCCCGTCCGGACAAGCAGACAGGCATCATCATTCTGGGACAGGAAGGTGACCCGCATGAAAACGTGCGCCGGTTTATAGAAACGCGTTGCAAAAACTTTTCCCCGCGCACCATCCGGCGCGATGCACGCCTCGACGTCCATTTCAACATCCTCATGTCCACGTCTGCCCTGTTTACTCCGCAGACCACGGTAAAAACATGCACCATGAACATTTCTGTTCTGGGCTGCTTTGTTTTTTCCGTGGCGGTATGGCAACCGGATACGCAGGTGTGGATACAGTTTGTCGATCTGGAGGACAAAACACCGGTGGTGGCAAAGGTGTGTCAGGTACAGCGCTGGGGCAAGGGGTGCAAAATCCCCGGCGTGGGGCTTGAATTTCTGTCACTTACCGACAACCAGATTGCCGGCCTGCAGAACAGCTTTGCCCAGCAGGCAGAAGACCCGGCCCCCCACGGTCAGTAGCACCGGCTCCGCAACGCCTTGCCGCCCTGCTTTCCATCACGTATACTGCGGCCGTTTCTTCTGTTTATGATAATATTTCAAGCTGCATATACGAGGCCGCGTCATGAAAAGCCCCCTGCGCACGGTGTCCGTCATCATACTGGTTCTATTTGCCCTGCTGGCGGGTGCCGCCGGTATATTTGTGGCCACATTCGACCCCAATGATTACAAAAGTCTCATCACACGCGAAGTGCAGAAAGCCACGGGCCGCACTCTGGTGCTCACCGGCACGCTGGAACTGTCACTCTTTCCGTGGATAGGCATCAGCACCGGCCCGCTGCTGCTGGGCAATCCCGCCGGCTTCGGCGAAGACGCCTTTCTCAGGGCCGAAGACCTGCAGCTGCATGCCCGGCTGCGCCCTCTGCTGCACAAAGAACTGCACATAGACAGAGTGGTGCTGTCGGGTGTTTCGGTCCACCTCATGCGCAATGTCAAGGGTGCGCCCAACTGGCTGTTTTCACCGGCCGGCAATGCTCTGCCCCCCGCCGGAACAGACACTGCACCATCCGGCGCGTCTCAGGCCGCTGCGGGAGCCGGTCTGGCCGCGTTCAGCGTGCAGTCGGTACAGGTGCGCGATGCCTCGGTACAATACACTGACATGCAGACCGGTCTTGCGGCGGCCGCCACCGGCATATCACTTACCACCACCGCTATCGCCCCCGGCAGGACATCGGACATCAGCCTTGAAGGAAACTGGCTGCTGACCAGCCCTGACATGCAGGGCACGGCCTCGCTGACCACCCGTCTGGAGCTGGGCGAAACGCTGGAAACCGTAACCGCAGCCGACACCAGCCTGCGCATCACGGCTTCGGGGCCGTCGGTCCCTTCCGGCAGGGCCACTCTGGAAGCCGCGGGCGATCTGCGCTTCAACATGCCGGACATGACTGTCACGGCAAACGGTCTGCGCATCAGCACCATGGACTCGACGCTCACAGGCACGATTTCGGCCGACCTGATGCGCAATGCGGTGCAGGCATCGATCCATGCGGAATCGCCCCTGCGCCGCACGCTGGAACAGCTGGGCATGCCGCTGCAACTGCCGGACGATACAGCCCTTGCACTGCAGGCAGATATCAATCTGACCGCAGCAGCCGACAGGCTGACCGTGCACAGGCTGACGGGGCGTCTCGACAAGACCGCCTTTTCCGGCAATGCCACGCTGGTGCCGGGAGTGTCCCCTGATATCCGGTTTGCGCTGGCCGCAGACAAGGTGAATCTGGACATGTACCTGCCGCAGGAACAGAGCATGAAAAACGCCGAGCCGCAGCAGACCGGCAAGTCGGCGTCCGGCAAGCCCGCGTCCGGCAAAGCTGACCGGCGGCAGAGCACCATGCCCGGCACTGCACCCGCTGCACAGTCTGTTGCGCCGCAAGCCGGCGGAACAAACACCACCGGCGCTGACGCCGCATCTCGCGAACGGCTGCGCAGGCTCCGGCTGGACGGCAACGTGAGTATAGGCACACTGCAGGCCCGCGGGCTGGAAGTGACCGGCCTGACTGCCCGTGCCCTCGCCGCTGACGGCGTACTGCGCATCGACCCGCTGGACATGGCAGCTTACGGCGGACGCGTGACCCTGAGCGCCGGTGCCGACACCACCGCCGCCCTGCCGGTTGTGCGCGGCGCACTGCACGTTTCCGGTCTGCAGGTGGAACAACCCGTGACCGTGCTGGCGGGCAGAAAGCTGCTTTCAGGCATACTGCAGACCAGAATGAACGTTCAGGGAAAAAGCCTGCAGTGGGCTGCCCTTGCGCCGTCGCTGTCCGGCAACGGATCGGTGTCACTCACCGA is a window of Oleidesulfovibrio alaskensis DSM 16109 DNA encoding:
- a CDS encoding PilZ domain-containing protein gives rise to the protein MRILILAKDTEEAAPYRAVLQTLRVEAHEVHDSQAALEALREKPFNGVLIDMPTLLRMAGKGRNELQNILSLYPCLHARPDKQTGIIILGQEGDPHENVRRFIETRCKNFSPRTIRRDARLDVHFNILMSTSALFTPQTTVKTCTMNISVLGCFVFSVAVWQPDTQVWIQFVDLEDKTPVVAKVCQVQRWGKGCKIPGVGLEFLSLTDNQIAGLQNSFAQQAEDPAPHGQ
- a CDS encoding UDP-N-acetylmuramoyl-L-alanyl-D-glutamate--2,6-diaminopimelate ligase, whose translation is MKSTLSFDALAAAVRAGLLNIRIDSRKVRQGDVFVALPGSSVDGGAFIADALERGASYVVCRPCSVPVQTGGAAVVVAEDPRTALGLLAAARYDTADTGFPLVGITGTNGKTTCTYLLDHLFRTAGHVTGLLGTVNFRWPGHDEAAPMTTPDCVELHSMLSDMRDAGVEAAFMEVSSHALDQQRVSGARFAAALLTNLTQDHLDYHHDMEAYFSAKSRLFLELPDEDKVCAVNADDPYGRRLLPQLGRGVGYSVQGTVVPDCQVLQATILSSGPEGLHLSMDFEGKTWELRSPLVGAFNASNLAGVQAAGLAMGLPVEAMQGLASFSGVPGRMERIENDKGLNVFVDYAHTPDALENVLRALRAAGFARVIAVFGCGGDRDRTKRPLMGQAVCRHADVAVLTSDNPRTEDPVAIMADVKPGLAQCDHVVEEPDRRKALAAAVEMARPGDAVLVAGKGHEDYQVIGTTKIHFSDQETLRELLACA
- a CDS encoding cobyric acid synthase; the protein is MIQGTCSNAGKSILTAALCRILLQDGLSVAPFKSQNMALNSFVTPDGFEIGRAQAVQAAACRLEPDVRMNPVLLKPSSDTGSQVIVMGRPVGNMRVREYMAYKPQAFARACAAYDSLADEHDVMVLEGAGSPAEINLKQHDIVNMAMARHAQARVLIAGDIDRGGVFAALVGTWELLDPWERDLVAGFVLNMFRGDASLLESALTYVTERTGCPFYGVVPYVSGLGLPEEDSVSFKEALRGSCGGMPESVWPHGMLEAVLVDLPHISNFTDVDALRAEPDVRLRVAGTAEALDACGMPHLLIVPGSKNTLADLAALENSGMGARIRALAGAGCPVVGICGGFQMLGTSVTDPHGVESGARSREGLGLLPVETVMGRHKTLARTAGLHCDTGCRVSGYEIHHGSTTANGPVRTVLRDDSGAPLGLGDTDGAVWGTYLHGIFDEDDFRRAFLDALRRRAGLEPVGRVVAPYSIDGALDRLAAVVRSSMDMTALYRVLGL
- a CDS encoding HD-GYP domain-containing protein, whose product is MSAVKSTIPDNISEEYYQISIEILNSFPKYRPPLDLFRFREDIAQLQPLFRKGERLSNENIEQLRELCIGGDVFVARSDRAIYSKHIIKQLDLVLVDDNLKPAEVAEICIMALGQRLSDFLEQPVKPVFDLFYRDVMVFTEYIWQDRHRLRSFMRRVSRTHTLVSHSLNTLFVGLWLLLETDATLKRRLLDRAALALLLHDLGMAKVPAFILSKTTPLKLEERDKITPHPLIGAKIMHKLGLAFDEMRQAQMEHHERLDGSGYPQKLGADRVSRMGRIAAVADSFSAMICQRPYAKAMDPMTAAAHLAKDRQKYDPKYTAKLQTAVAQNLFEPPAQTSPPAA
- a CDS encoding penicillin-binding transpeptidase domain-containing protein; protein product: MLKSRTAANKKLKRQPKAVPASPPKDRSGIRLVSVAAVFALLWAGLWARAWYVQLIDGPRLAAMASRQHHATELVTGQRGDILDRNGLVLARSADFKSVFVRPVEVADRREAARMLANALGRTYAEMLTKVSRRSSFVWVAREVDDKAAARIRRAGVPGVYLTTEYSRLYPYRQLAGRLLGFVGTDDKGLEGLELAFDEYLTGQSTRQVVQRDAAGRRLYMDGAGFAEGLKGKTLRLTLDAQIQFFAEDALAAAVRRYEGAWGGCLVVDVPTGDILAWAEYPPFNPNAYKGYAPSMWRNRLAMDALEPGSTVKPFLIAAAMEDGLVQPDSLFFCENGRWKLHDVTIRDTKRHQWLTVDKVLRYSSNIGMAKIGLEMGAARYYDYLDRLGFGRRPDVPLPGEGRGIIRSPGEWREVDLAAASFGQGFAVTGAQLAKAYLALANGGVTRPLRLVDDGGQNQPRGERIFSEQTSAAVLAMLREVVEGDGTGRHADIAGLDVGGKTGTAQKASRSGSGYGDEYVASFVGLVPALNPRHIVVVTVDNPRKSHYGSVVAAPVFKSVVSRTWAYLGLLPESPADAGGLASADAPEVSGRVMPVAGSFGRPSAVVAAADDLTVVPDVVGRSLRSAVEVFARKGLIPEIKGHGGTVVRQQPAAGSPWPDNITESQYVLWVMEQS
- the pyk gene encoding pyruvate kinase codes for the protein MRTKIIATVGPASSGRETLSRLIQAGVRIFRLNFSHGDASQFVDLIALMRQLEAEYQTPITLLQDLSGPKIRIGELPDGALTLAKDDRILLGIPGKAAADGLPFVPFTHKTILDGMEPGDRVVLSDGGLQFHVESKVGPDLFCLVANNSGIITSRKGLALPGKPIHLAALTEKDKKDLQDGLRMGVDAVALSFVQTPEDVAEAKALIKAAGRNVPVIAKLERRNAVDRLEEILEVTDIVMVARGDLGVECPLPELPAMQKRIIRACNRKAKPVIVATQMLLSMVNSPSPTRAETTDVANAVLDGADCVMLSEETAMGNFPVETVQFMRQIVRAAEELHLEQSSVLPPLDEQKTPDFLAYSACLLADKTCAGAIVAHSMSGSAARVLSARRPRQTIHALTPDDEALRFLNFSWGVWPHKVDETLPGHLERAELFVDNAPQFEDGAEVVITAGQPKPGEKPRGTNLVKIYRK
- a CDS encoding division/cell wall cluster transcriptional repressor MraZ encodes the protein MSFKGRSYRSLDPKGRLMLPPEVRDALLAVSPEGRVSLTTFDGCLVAYTPEDWEKFEAGFARIKNPSRKMRDFRRLVIGGVEELCVDKQGRVKLSRAHMEYAGITKKVVIVGQGSRFEIWSEEELEAVIGQDFGDVTDELAESGVDFPI
- the rsmH gene encoding 16S rRNA (cytosine(1402)-N(4))-methyltransferase RsmH encodes the protein MTADNGHDNNRHQYTAHVPVLLDEVLHYLSPVRGGRYLDGTLGLGGHSEAIMNRCGGDAWLLGLDRDREALAAASGRLAPFGDRVTTRYACYSQFAAIMDEIGWTGLDGALIDIGVSSMQIDTPSRGFSFYADGPLDMRMDPSGDIPSAGVLVNTGSVERLKEIISTYGEDPMAGRIARAIVDARARNPIETTARLAEVVESAYPAKWRAKSRNHPATRTFQALRMAVNGELEELETFLAAVVDRMNPGGRIVVITFHSLEDRLVKNAFRDEAKGCLCPRHIPVCVCGKKPRVNVLTRKPVTAGQAELQANSRASSAKLRAAERI